The following coding sequences are from one Salvia hispanica cultivar TCC Black 2014 chromosome 3, UniMelb_Shisp_WGS_1.0, whole genome shotgun sequence window:
- the LOC125212490 gene encoding single-strand DNA endonuclease 1: protein MGVKNLWDILETCKKTLPLHHLQNKRVCVDLSCWMVQLQNVNRSHCPLKDKLYLKSLFHRLRALLALNCSLIFVTDGSIPGIKLSTYRRRLNTGNEAMPIVHAKHTSENVSSLKRNMGSEFSCMIKEAKLLGIALGIQCLDGIEEAEAQCALLNAESLCDGCFTSDSDAFLFGARTVYRDICLGEGGYVTCYEMDDIERELGFGRDSLITLAILLGSDYTQGIRGVGPEHACQLVRAAGDSSVLQRLASEGLSFAKKPKNSKKKGKITEGENKENYDDNKRDFNGNESDFPMDNQFLQVINAYMKPKCHSADSDAVNRALASYQVNNNQLHQICAQYFDWTPEKTDEYILPKIAERNLRRFANLRVTSSKLDLHPPINEIPVKCPISRIIKQRKIQGRDYFEVSWEDMDGVEASVVPADLVQSACPEKIMEFRELKAQKQKPSRKPRQKQKRDTKELDRKLQQLVDEIEKESTTSNAIGETKIDAPTSRQKTVDIEEIDGKLQELIIDTEKESSGSGSSNPRGGMLQQQRMMHFGSSIGGCSAAAEVIDLISPLPPRRCPVSKPRDCVEVIELSDTENDATPQHARKMVRDQVSTAYDDYLYKKSDNCASKSSVILL from the exons ATGGGAGTGAAGAATCTGTGGGATATCTTGGAAACTTGCAAGAAAACTCTCCCCCTTCATCATCTCCA GAACAAGAGGGTGTGTGTGGATTTGTCGTGTTGGATGGTTCAGCTTCAAAATGTGAACAGATCCCACTGTCCATTGAAAGACAAGCTCTATTTGAAGAGTCTCTTCCACCGCCTCAGAGCCCTCCTTGCTTTGAATTGCAGCCTTATCTTCGTTACTG ACGGCTCCATTCCTGGTATCAAATTATCTACATATAGGCGCCGCTTGAATACAGGAAATGAG GCAATGCCAATTGTACATGCCAAGCATACTAGTGAAAATGTATCATCTTTGAAAAGAAATATGGGATCTGAATTTTCTTGCATGATCAAAGAAGCCAAGTTGCTCGGCATTGCCCTTGGGATTCAATGCCTAGATGG GATTGAGGAGGCTGAAGCTCAATGTGCTTTGCTGAACGCAGAATCATTATGT GATGGATGTTTTACATCAGATTCCGATGCTTTTCTGTTTGGTGCGAGAACAGTTTATAGAGACATTTGTTTGG GAGAAGGTGGTTATGTTACTTGCTATGAAATGGACGATATCGAGAGAGAACTTGGGTTTGGAAGGGATTCCTTG ATTACTCTTGCTATTCTTCTAGGGAGCGATTACACCCAAGGAATTCGTGGGGTTGGGCCG GAGCATGCTTGTCAGCTTGTGAGAGCTGCTGGTGATTCGTCTGTTCTTCAGCGGCTTGCATCAGAGGGCTTGTCATTTGCAAAGAAGCCAAAAAACTCGAAAAAGAAGGGCAAAATTACTGAGGgtgaaaataaagagaattaTGATGATAACAAGAGGGATTTTAATG GGAACGAATCTGATTTTCCAATGGACAATCAGTTTTTGCAAGTGATAAATGCATACATGAAGCCCAAGTGTCATTCAGCAGACTCAGATGCAGTGAACAG GGCTCTTGCTTCCTATCAAGTCAACAACAACCAGCTGCATCAGATTTGTGCTCAATATTTCGACTGGACGCCTGAAAAGACAG ATGAGTACATCCTTCCGAAGATTGCTGAAAGAAACTTGAGGCGATTTGCTAACCTTCGCGTCACTTCTTCCAAATTAGACCTCCATCCGCCAATCAACGAG ATTCCAGTGAAATGTCCTATATCTAGGATTATCAAGCAAAGAAAAATCCAGGGAAGGGACTATTTTGAGGTTTCGTGGGAAGACATGGATGGAGTCGAAGCATCGGTTGTACCTGCTGATCTTGTGCAGAG TGCTTGCCCTGAAAAGATCATGGAGTTCCGGGAGCTAAAAGCTCAGAAACAGAAGCCCAGTCGTAAACCAAGACAGAAACAGAAACGAGACACAAAGGAACTCGACAGAAAGCTCCAACAACTGGTGGACGAGATTGAGAAGGAGAGCACCACCTCGAACGCCATTGGAGAGACGAAAATAGATGCTCCCACATCGAGACAGAAGACGGTCGACATCGAGGAAATCGATGGAAAGCTTCAGGAACTGATCATCGACACAGAAAAGGAGAGCAGTGGTAGCGGCTCGAGTAATCCAAGAGGAGGAATGCTTCAGCAACAGAGGATGATGCACTTTGGTAGCAGCATTGGTGGTTGCTCTGCTGCTGCAGAAGTTATTGATCTTATTAGTCCGCTGCCGCCACGACGATGTCCGGTGTCGAAGCCCCGAGATTGTGTTGAGGTGATTGAGTTGAGTGATACGGAGAATGATGCCACACCTCAACATGCGAGAAAAATGGTTAGAGATCAAGTCTCTACAGCATATGATGACTACCTTTATAAAAAATCTGATAACTGTGCTTCCAAAAGTAGTGTGATTTTGCTTTGA
- the LOC125217003 gene encoding remorin-like, with protein MAEEEVKAVESKPCTESPPPVAEPPKDVAEEKAVVPPPLPPAQDKPEDSKALVIVEKPEAAAEEKKSEEGSINRDAVLARVATEKRLSLIRAWEESEKSKAENKAQKKVSSVAAWENSKKATLEAELKKIEEQLEKEKAGYIEKTKNKIALLHKQAEEKRAMIEAKRGEELLKAEETSAKYRATGTGPKKLLGCF; from the exons ATGGCGGAGGAGGAAGTAAAAGCAGTCGAGTCCAAGCCTTGTACCGAGTCCCCACCTCCGGTGGCTGAGCCGCCAAAAGACGTGGCTGAGGAGAAAGCTGTGGTGCCACCGCCACTACCTCCGGCACAGGATAAACCAGAAGACTCCAAAGCTCTAGTCATAGTTGAAA AACCCGAAGCTGCTGccgaagaaaaaaaatctgagGAGGGCTCCATAAACAGAG ATGCTGTGCTTGCCCGAGTAGCTACGGAGAAGAGATTGTCGTTGATCAGAGCATGGGAGGAAAGTGAGAAATCAAAAGCTGAGAACAA GGCACAGAAGAAAGTGTCGTCTGTCGCGGCTTGGGAGAATAGCAAGAAAGCGACTCTCGAAGCTGAGCTGAAGAAGATAGAG GAGCAACTGGAGAAAGAGAAGGCCGGGTATATTGAGAAAACGAAGAACAAGATTGCTCTACTCCACAAGCAAGCGGAGGAGAAACGAGCGATGATTGAGGCAAAGCGTGGAGAGGAACTTCTCAAAGCAGAGGAGACATCAGCAAAATATCGCGCCACGGGCACTGGTCCAAAGAAATTACTTGGATGTTTCTGA
- the LOC125217000 gene encoding transcription factor MYB17-like: MGMKREKEEVKKKRKKGRRPCCEREGVTKGAWSPEEDKILVEFITQNGHGTWRNLPQLAGLLRCGKSCRLRWTNYLRPDIKRGPFSPEEETMIIQLHGALGNKWAAIASHLAGRTDNDVKNFWNSHLRKRFDSKALDRPSSSSKSVDTRSVSPHMVKWEGVRFDAESRLSIPFNNSKGDYFLHLWNTEVGESFRNVHETGDGCGGAAASRSSTSQSSSSLTKVESTSVLELCKTPSPVEMKVELMDIKKETEEDIAVFSDTSKPYELEDPSDSMLKLLLDFPIGGNDMAFLDSDVST; this comes from the exons atggggatgaagagagagaaagaggaggtgaagaagaagaggaagaagggaAGAAGGCCATGTtgtgagagagagggagtTACCAAAGGAGCTTGGAGTCCTGAGGAGGACAAGATTCTTGTTGAGTTTATCACACAGAATGGACATGGCACTTGGAGAAATCTCCCTCAGCTTGCag GTCTCCTTCGCTGTGGAAAGAGCTGTCGTCTTCGCTGGACCAACTATCTTCGACCTGACATAAAACGTGGTCCCTTCAGCCCGGAGGAAGAGACTATGATTATTCAACTCCACGGAGCGCTTGGTAACAA ATGGGCTGCCATAGCCTCTCATCTCGCAGGAAGAACAGATAACGATGTCAAGAACTTCTGGAACTCACATTTGAGGAAGCGCTTCGACAGCAAGGCTCTCGACCGGCCGTCTTCATCTTCAAAGTCTGTTGACACAAGATCTGTTTCCCCTCACATGGTTAAGTGGGAAGGTGTGCGGTTTGATGCTGAGTCCCGCCTCTCTATCCCGTTCAACAACAGCAAAGGTGACTACTTCCTACACCTCTGGAACACTGAAGTCGGAGAGTCATTCAGAAACGTGCACGAAACTGGAGATGGATGTGGTGGAGCTGCTGCATCTCGCAGTTCAACATCACAGTCATCATCATCCTTGACCAAAGTTGAGTCGACCAGTGTTTTAGAACTCTGTAAGACCCCCAGCCCGGTGGAGATGAAAGTCGAGCTTATGGATATCAAGAAGGAAACGGAGGAGGACATTGCTGTGTTTTCAGACACATCTAAGCCATATGAGCTTGAAGATCCATCTGATTCAATGCTGAAGCTGCTCCTGGATTTTCCTATTGGAGGTAACGACATGGCATTTCTCGACTCTGATGTCTCTACATAA
- the LOC125217001 gene encoding transcription factor LAF1-like has product MGCKKPTQNHKKGLWSPDEDLKLKNHIMKHGHGCWSSIPINAGLERNGKSCRLRWINYLRPGLKRGAFSFQEEEKILALHQVLGNKWSQIAYYLPGRTDNEIKNYWHSYLKKRVSKLEPTSSSTSKSGQKNCSFQSLENMEGSSTDHQQGAEKCILPKVLFAEWLSLDQFNGSSSSIAQVDCGSSNSEDSSAHGQQLSREMLGAFHSKPNFVCVDDMLQSAFGFEDQISESGLVDYFQGVFDFCCDELYM; this is encoded by the exons ATGGGGTGTAAGAAGCCGACACAGAATCACAAGAAGGGGCTTTGGTCACCAGATGAAGACCTCAAGCTCAAAAACCACATCATGAAACATGGTCATGGCTGCTGGAGCTCCATTCCTATCAATGCAG GTCTGGAAAGGAATGGAAAGAGTTGCAGATTGAGGTGGATTAACTATCTAAGGCCGGGACTGAAGCGAGGGGCGTTTAGCTTCCAAGAGGAGGAGAAGATCTTGGCCCTTCATCAAGTTTTAGGAAACAA ATGGTCTCAGATAGCTTATTACCTACCTGGAAGAACTGATAATGAGATAAAAAACTACTGGCATTCTTACCTTAAGAAAAGAGTGTCAAAACTGGAACCAACCTCTTCTTCTACTTCGAAGTCGGGTCAAAAAAATTGTAGCTTCCAGTCTCTAGAAAACATGGAAGGATCATCAACGGACCACCAACAAGGAGCTGAGAAATGCATCTTACCAAAAGTCCTTTTTGCTGAGTGGCTGTCTCTTGACCAGTTCAATGGCTCTTCTTCCAGCATTGCACAGGTCGACTGTGGAAGCTCGAATTCTGAAGATTCTTCGGCTCACGGCCAGCAGCTGAGCAGAGAGATGCTCGGTGCGTTCCACAGTAAACCAAACTTTGTTTGTGTTGATGATATGCTCCAATCAGCATTCGGATTCGAGGATCAGATCTCGGAGAGTGGTCTGGTGGATTATTTCCAGGGAGTTTTTGACTTTTGTTGtgatgaattgtatatgtga
- the LOC125212783 gene encoding membrane steroid-binding protein 1-like produces MAVQLWEGLKESITVYTGLTPAAFFTAIAVAIAFYQLLSALFGSSDDVGHADHGSSKSEEDVKPLPPPVQLGEITGDELKQYDGSDSSKPLLMAIKGQIYDVSQSRMFYGPGGPYALFAGKDASRALAKMSFEDKDLNGDLTGLGAYELEALQDWEYKFMSKYVKVGTVKVVAVADESSAVAANGEVAPEEATEIARESDKKETE; encoded by the exons ATGGCTGTGCAATTGTGGGAGGGTTTGAAAGAATCAATCACAGTATACACAGGCCTGACGCCGGCGGCCTTCTTCACAGCAATCGCCGTGGCCATTGCCTTCTACCAGCTGCTCTCAGCTCTGTTCGGTTCCTCCGATGATGTAGGGCATGCTGATCACGGCTCTAGCAAGTCGGAAGAGGATGTGAAGCCTCTACCGCCTCCAGTTCAGCTTGGTGAGATCACTGGCGACGAGCTCAAACAGTACGACGGCTCTGATTCAAGTAAGCCTCTGCTCATGGCCATCAAGGGCCAGATCTACGACGTCTCCCAAAGCAG GATGTTCTACGGACCAGGTGGACCGTACGCCCTATTTGCTGGAAAGGATGCTAGTCGAGCGCTTGCAAAGATGTCGTTTGAGGACAAGGATCTCAACGGTGACCTTACTGGCTTGGGCGCGTACGAGCTCGAAGCCTTGCAAGACTGGGAATACAAATTCATGAGCAAATATGTCAAGGTTGGAACTGTCAAGGTGGTTGCTGTTGCTGATGAATCTTCTGCTGTTGCTGCTAACGGTGAAGTTGCACCCGAGGAGGCAACAGAGATTGCTCGTGAGTCGGACAAAAAGGAAACAGAGTGA